A section of the Drosophila sechellia strain sech25 chromosome 3L, ASM438219v1, whole genome shotgun sequence genome encodes:
- the LOC6616614 gene encoding uncharacterized protein LOC6616614 gives MAPVSGCSPTATHSLQDMSAAAAAIALDMKPKLEPHPLAAATAMPSQKIKKLVRRNASDKLKLIQMVHDKPILWDSRLPNFKGAEEEKNRAWEHIGREFNAPGRRVARAFKSLRESYRRELAHVKLMGNGFKPKWSLYEAMDFLRDVIRERKGASHATDLSLAAYGHINNNNNNNNSNSLAAGGKAMTLKLSNSFNESAAVLNLSKCSSLNVSGDHYYCDYYVKPELDLSVGGGAGSSTSGSSSGGGPLPLPAHQHQAHNDSRVGSIRNEQNALQHSYEDIDDSSMRSGDEDIGHASDVVEELDAIDADFPYPLILDSNSRGSPNVGVDDVVMARKLRRNVDQDVMEEGNGHGDAVMDGDDYEEQMLQQHRHLRQQQGVANGGLDLPPPQTVREVLNSKFCGFISAKLNSMEDSDADNLMNRILLLLVQVQQCEGSTK, from the exons ATGGCGCCCGTGAGCGGCTGTTcgcccaccgccacccactCGCTGCAGGACATGAGTGCTGCCGCCGCGGCGATCGCTCTTGACATGAAGCCCAAATTGGAGCCCCACCCCCTGGCCGCCGCAACTGCCATGCCCTCTCAGAAGATAAAGAAAT TGGTTCGGCGCAACGCCTCCGACAAGCTGAAGCTCATCCAAATGGTGCACGACAAGCCTATTCTCTGGGACTCCCGCCTCCCGAACTTCAAGGGCGCCGAAGAAGAAAAGAACCGAGCCTGGGAGCACATAGGCCGCGAGTTCAACGCTCCCGGGCGTCGCGTTGCACGGGCCTTCAAGTCCTTGAGGGAATCCTACCGCCGTGAACTCGCCCACGTCAAGCTAATGGGCAACGGCTTTAAGCCCAAGTGGAGTCTCTATGAAGCCATGGATTTCCTGCGCGATGTCATCAGAGAACGAAA GGGCGCCTCGCATGCAACCGATCTTAGCCTGGCAGCCTATGGCCACattaacaataacaacaacaacaataacagtaACAGCTTGGCTGCAGGGGGAAAGGCAATGACCCTGAAGCTGTCCAATTCCTTCAACGAGTCCGCCGCAGTGTTGAATCTCTCAAAGTGCTCCTCGCTCAATGTGAGCGGCGATCACTACTACTGCGACTACTATGTGAAGCCGGAGCTGGATCTCTCGGTGGGCGGCGGAGCCGGAAGTAGCACCAGTGGGAGTAGCTCCGGCGGCGGGCCACTTCCTCTGCCAGCTCACCAACACCAGGCTCACAACGACAGTCGGGTGGGCTCGATAAGAAACGAGCAGAATGCACTGCAGCACAGCTATGAGGACATTGACGACAGCTCGATGCGCAGCGGGGACGAAGATATTGGGCACGCATCCGACGTAGTGGAGGAGTTGGATGCCATCGATGCAGATTTCCCCTATCCTCTGATTCTGGATTCCAACTCACGCGGTAGCCCTAATGTTGGTGTGGACGATGTGGTCATGGCCCGCAAGCTCCGCCGTAACGTCGATCAAGATGTTATGGAGGAAGGAAACGGCCACGGCGATGCGGTTATGGATGGTGACGACTACGAAGAGCAAATGTTGCAGCAGCACCGCCATCTCCGGCAGCAACAGGGCGTCGCAAACGGAGGGTTGGATCTGCCGCCCCCGCAAACTGTACGTGAGGTCTTGAACTCCAAGTTCTGCGGCTTTATTTCAGCCAAGCTAAACAGCATGGAGGACTCGGACGCGGACAATTTAATGAATCGCATTCTTCTGTTACTGGTTCAAGTGCAGCAGTGCGAAGGCTCCACGAAATAG
- the LOC6616615 gene encoding uncharacterized protein LOC6616615 gives MGSNNNEDQNVAVSGWTQPSSPEFIKEERLYTELDSQGRMISRTMTPYECQLEGEVEQLQEALFKISSHYAKVQFGLRQISLASGSERDNLLKDLERLTAKGLDATGAMRDGKFSMPAKLRVKQDKILCQLRGSLGDLVGATGVSCHANHSHATNRSLKISTDSSNRTPTSKDVGQGCGISRRCIGHATEDSKPATGHMKRPCGDLSTESKIHRYHTKSVTYSKICGNSKRMEDGKTRTNNNYLELL, from the coding sequence ATGGgtagtaataataatgaagACCAAAATGTCGCTGTATCCGGATGGACACAACCCAGTTCGCCGGAATTCATTAAAGAGGAGCGACTTTACACCGAACTTGACTCGCAAGGCCGGATGATAAGCAGGACTATGACGCCATATGAGTGTCAGCTCGAGGGCGAAGTGGAGCAGTTGCAAGAGGCGCTTTTTAAAATCTCGTCCCATTACGCCAAGGTTCAGTTCGGACTGCGGCAAATATCCTTGGCTTCAGGTTCCGAGCGGGACAATCTGTTGAAAGATTTGGAGCGATTAACAGCAAAAGGACTAGATGCGACTGGTGCCATGCGGGACGGAAAGTTCTCCATGCCAGCCAAACTGCGTGTGAAGCAAGACAAGATTCTCTGTCAACTGCGTGGGAGTCTCGGAGACTTAGTCGGAGCAACTGGTGTCAGCTGTCACGCAAATCATTCCCATGCCACAAACAGATCTCTAAAGATTTCTACAGATTCTTCCAATAGGACTCCAACCAGCAAAGACGTCGGTCAGGGATGTGGCATAAGCCGAAGATGTATTGGCCATGCGACGGAAGACAGCAAACCTGCCACTGGACACATGAAACGCCCCTGTGGTGATTTAAGTACGGAAAGCAAGATACACCGTTACCATACCAAGTCAGTCACTTATTCGAAGATTTGCGGTAATAGTAAAAGAATGGAAGATGGAAAAACTCGTACAAACAataattatttggagctgttATAG